From a region of the Verrucomicrobiota bacterium genome:
- the uca gene encoding urea carboxylase has protein sequence MIPPSAFPNPDLATILVANRGEIACRILATIRAMGLRGVAIYSEADRDARHVAMADEAYCVGPPAVAESYLDIDRILEVARRTGSQAIHPGYGLLSENVTFAQACQEAGVAFIGPRPEQIDCFGLKDRARAIAREQGVPLLEGTELLRTEGAAFAAAGRIGYPVILKAAAGGGGIGMQRCDTLSELREAYASVGRLAESNFGSADVFLEKFIVNARHIEVQVFGDGEGKVCVLGERDCSTQRRNQKVIEETPAPGLPQAKREECWECARRLAAAVDYRSAGTVEFLYDADEEQFYFLEVNTRLQVEHGVTEMVTHVDLVGWMIRLALGDNPIAEEPLSLPVEGHAIEVRIYAEDPHKDFQPSSGLLTQVSYPPEVRSDYWVESGTEVTPFYDPLLAKVLVNAGTREEAVGKLKQALAQTEMAGIETNLLYLRQIVAWERFGEGGMTTRALGEFHFEPATIDVLSAGIQTTIQDYPGRVGYWNVGVPPSGPMDSLSFRLLNRLVGNEEGVAGLEMTMSGPTLRFNRACCIALGGAEMGATLDGQAVESWSTIAVTAGQILAVGTAEGLGARGYLVVSGGLEVPEYLGSRSTFILGQFGGHGGRALRVGDVLHLGSPPGDGAVPPSSLAPAVIPVLTHEWEIGVMYGPHGAPDFFKVEDLEMILGTAWEVHHHSARTGLRLVGPKPSWARSDGGEAGLHPSNIHDNAYAFGTLDFTGDMPVILGPDGPSLGGFVCPVTIVQSELWKTGQLRPGDKVRFFLLSQEAANQREKALDAVVASLEGTVALSTESRIQVPTHSGVVKELPQEEGAPQVVFRAAGDRFLLMEFGPLELDLALRFKVQAVFERLRREAIEGVIDLTPGIRSLQVHYDSRVLSLERLIEQIEAVEEGLTKTEEVEVPSRIVHLPLAWDDEETQKAIQKYVTTVNPEAPWCPSNIEFIRRINGLATQEEV, from the coding sequence ATGATTCCACCTTCCGCATTCCCCAATCCGGATTTGGCCACGATTTTGGTGGCCAATCGGGGGGAGATTGCTTGTCGGATTTTGGCGACCATTCGGGCGATGGGGCTTCGGGGGGTGGCCATTTATTCGGAGGCGGATCGGGACGCGCGGCATGTCGCCATGGCGGACGAAGCTTATTGCGTGGGGCCGCCGGCGGTGGCGGAGAGTTACCTCGATATCGATCGGATTTTGGAGGTCGCTCGGCGCACTGGGTCCCAGGCCATCCATCCAGGATACGGTCTTCTCAGCGAGAATGTGACCTTCGCGCAGGCCTGCCAAGAGGCCGGGGTGGCGTTCATTGGCCCGAGGCCCGAGCAGATCGATTGCTTCGGGCTCAAGGACCGGGCGCGGGCGATTGCGAGAGAGCAGGGGGTCCCTTTACTGGAGGGGACCGAGTTGCTCCGCACGGAGGGAGCGGCCTTCGCGGCGGCCGGCCGGATCGGGTATCCTGTAATTTTGAAGGCGGCCGCGGGCGGTGGGGGCATTGGGATGCAGCGCTGCGATACCTTGTCCGAACTGCGCGAGGCCTATGCCTCGGTGGGTCGCTTGGCGGAGTCGAATTTCGGCTCAGCCGATGTGTTTTTGGAAAAGTTCATTGTGAATGCCCGGCACATCGAGGTGCAGGTTTTCGGGGATGGGGAGGGCAAGGTCTGTGTTTTGGGCGAACGCGATTGCTCCACCCAACGCCGGAATCAAAAGGTCATTGAGGAGACCCCTGCCCCTGGCTTGCCTCAGGCCAAGCGGGAGGAGTGCTGGGAGTGCGCCCGGCGCTTGGCGGCCGCGGTCGACTACCGCTCGGCGGGGACGGTGGAGTTTCTCTACGATGCCGATGAGGAACAGTTCTATTTCCTGGAGGTGAATACGCGCCTGCAAGTGGAGCATGGGGTGACCGAGATGGTGACGCATGTGGACTTGGTGGGTTGGATGATCCGCCTCGCTTTAGGGGACAATCCCATCGCGGAAGAGCCCTTGTCCCTCCCGGTGGAAGGGCATGCCATCGAGGTCCGGATCTACGCCGAAGATCCGCACAAGGATTTCCAGCCCTCCTCCGGTTTGCTGACCCAGGTGAGCTACCCGCCGGAGGTCCGGAGTGACTATTGGGTGGAGTCTGGCACGGAGGTGACGCCGTTTTATGATCCCCTTTTGGCCAAGGTTTTGGTGAACGCGGGCACGCGAGAGGAGGCGGTGGGGAAGTTGAAGCAGGCCCTGGCGCAGACGGAGATGGCGGGGATCGAGACCAACCTTCTCTACCTGCGGCAGATTGTGGCTTGGGAGCGGTTTGGTGAGGGGGGGATGACGACGAGGGCGCTGGGCGAGTTTCACTTCGAGCCGGCCACGATCGATGTCTTGTCGGCTGGGATCCAAACGACGATTCAGGATTATCCGGGTCGGGTCGGTTACTGGAATGTGGGGGTGCCGCCCTCTGGGCCAATGGATTCGCTGTCCTTCCGCTTGCTCAACCGGCTGGTGGGGAATGAGGAGGGGGTGGCGGGGCTGGAGATGACGATGAGCGGGCCCACGCTGCGATTCAATCGAGCCTGCTGCATCGCACTAGGCGGGGCGGAGATGGGAGCGACCCTTGACGGTCAGGCGGTCGAGAGCTGGTCCACTATCGCGGTGACCGCCGGGCAGATCCTGGCGGTCGGCACTGCCGAGGGCTTGGGGGCGAGGGGGTATCTGGTGGTCTCGGGCGGGTTGGAGGTGCCGGAGTATTTGGGCAGTCGCAGCACGTTCATCCTGGGGCAGTTTGGCGGGCATGGGGGGCGGGCGCTCCGGGTGGGGGATGTCTTGCATTTGGGTTCTCCCCCGGGAGACGGGGCGGTGCCTCCATCGTCTCTGGCTCCGGCAGTCATTCCGGTGCTGACGCACGAGTGGGAGATCGGGGTCATGTATGGGCCGCATGGGGCCCCCGATTTTTTCAAGGTAGAAGATCTGGAGATGATTTTGGGGACGGCCTGGGAGGTGCATCATCATTCCGCCCGGACGGGCCTGCGGCTGGTGGGCCCCAAGCCCTCTTGGGCACGGTCGGATGGCGGGGAAGCCGGGCTGCATCCTTCGAACATCCACGATAATGCCTATGCCTTTGGCACCTTGGACTTCACCGGTGATATGCCGGTCATCTTGGGGCCGGATGGTCCGAGTTTGGGCGGCTTTGTGTGCCCGGTCACGATCGTCCAGTCCGAGCTTTGGAAAACGGGGCAGCTTCGTCCAGGTGACAAAGTGCGCTTTTTCCTGCTGAGCCAGGAGGCGGCCAACCAAAGGGAAAAGGCCCTCGATGCGGTGGTGGCTTCGTTGGAAGGGACGGTCGCCCTGTCGACGGAATCCAGGATTCAGGTGCCGACCCACAGTGGTGTGGTGAAGGAGCTGCCCCAGGAGGAGGGGGCGCCCCAAGTGGTGTTTCGCGCGGCTGGCGATCGCTTTCTTTTGATGGAGTTTGGCCCTTTGGAACTGGACTTGGCGCTCCGCTTCAAGGTGCAGGCGGTCTTTGAGCGACTTCGCCGCGAGGCAATCGAGGGAGTGATCGATCTGACGCCGGGCATTCGGTCCTTACAGGTCCACTATGATAGCCGAGTCCTTTCTTTAGAACGACTGATTGAGCAAATAGAAGCGGTCGAGGAGGGTTTGACGAAGACTGAGGAGGTGGAGGTCCCCTCCCGAATCGTCCATCTGCCGCTGGCTTGGGATGATGAGGAGACGCAGAAGGCGATTCAAAAGTATGTCACCACGGTCAATCCAGAGGCTCCCTGGTGCCCGAGCAATATCGAGTTCATTCGCCGCATCAATGGCCTGGCCACCCAAGAGGAGGTG